In one Oligoflexia bacterium genomic region, the following are encoded:
- the rpmE gene encoding 50S ribosomal protein L31 → MQDGIHPEYYKVKVNCVCGASFELNSTKKEFGTDICSQCHPFFTGKHKLMDTEGRIDRFRKKYAGNTAAVKK, encoded by the coding sequence ATGCAAGATGGAATTCACCCTGAATATTACAAAGTAAAAGTAAACTGCGTTTGTGGAGCAAGTTTTGAATTGAATTCAACCAAGAAAGAATTTGGTACTGATATCTGTTCACAATGTCATCCGTTCTTCACAGGAAAACACAAACTCATGGATACGGAAGGCCGCATTGATCGTTTCCGTAAAAAATACGCTGGCAATACTGCAGCCGTCAAAAAATAA
- a CDS encoding DUF1385 domain-containing protein, translating to MATTMAVGGQAVIEGVMMRSPNSMAVAVRRPSDKKIIVKEFQWVSLSEKHPFLKKPILRGMTILVESMMNGISALSFSAELASLEEQKADPTKQADNKSEALTKGAIVASIVVAFGMGIFMFVVLPHLLTELFGRFFLNSLAVDTFSFHFIDGLIKMSIFIGYVMAISLMKDIKRVFQYHGAEHKSIFAFEKQLPLVIENARIQSRFHPRCGTSFILTVILASILIFSAVFPLLPRPDLSPVLTSLLFALIKIPLMLPIVGLSYEFIKLMGSDSCPAWLKTLSKPGLFMQNLTTREPDDEQIEVGLASLKACLWREENLSKDPKKKRESLIEFESISSPVFEQRLAEQA from the coding sequence ATGGCCACAACTATGGCCGTTGGCGGACAAGCCGTTATTGAAGGCGTAATGATGCGCTCACCAAATTCAATGGCTGTCGCCGTTCGTCGTCCAAGTGATAAAAAAATCATTGTTAAAGAATTTCAGTGGGTCAGTCTTTCTGAGAAACATCCGTTTCTTAAAAAACCAATTCTTCGCGGCATGACCATTCTTGTTGAATCAATGATGAATGGAATAAGTGCTTTAAGTTTTTCAGCAGAACTTGCCTCACTTGAAGAACAAAAAGCCGATCCAACAAAACAAGCAGATAATAAATCTGAAGCGCTGACAAAGGGCGCTATCGTTGCAAGTATCGTGGTGGCTTTTGGAATGGGAATTTTCATGTTCGTAGTACTCCCGCATTTACTCACAGAGCTTTTTGGAAGATTTTTTCTAAATTCATTAGCTGTTGATACGTTTTCTTTTCATTTCATTGATGGACTCATAAAGATGTCGATTTTTATTGGGTATGTCATGGCCATTTCATTAATGAAAGATATCAAGCGCGTTTTTCAGTATCACGGTGCTGAACATAAAAGTATTTTCGCTTTTGAAAAACAATTACCATTAGTTATTGAAAATGCTCGCATTCAATCAAGATTTCATCCGCGATGTGGAACCAGTTTTATTTTAACTGTCATTTTAGCGTCGATACTTATTTTTAGTGCTGTGTTTCCACTTTTACCGCGCCCTGATCTTTCGCCTGTTTTGACAAGTCTATTGTTTGCATTAATCAAAATTCCATTGATGCTCCCCATTGTTGGATTGTCATATGAATTTATTAAGCTCATGGGTAGTGATTCATGCCCAGCATGGTTAAAAACATTAAGTAAGCCTGGGCTTTTTATGCAAAATCTCACAACACGTGAACCTGATGATGAGCAAATTGAAGTAGGTCTTGCTTCTCTCAAGGCATGTTTGTGGAGAGAAGAGAATTTATCGAAAGATCCTAAAAAGAAACGTGAAAGTTTAATTGAATTTGAATCTATTTCTTCACCTGTTTTTGAACAGCGTCTCGCTGAACAAGCCTAG
- the prfA gene encoding peptide chain release factor 1 codes for MFKKLHVFEARYTELGSLLSDPNVTSNPKTYTAYMKEYASLQELVDSYREYKKIKSDFESTKLMMDTEKDQSLQEMAKLELPGIEAKLHKLEAELKLHLLPKDPNDDKNIFVEIRSGAGGDEAALFVESLYTMYMKFAQKNGWQIEMMSMAPGNMGGFKEIIMGIKGKKVFSKLKYESGVHRVQRVPKTETQGRIHTSTVTVAVLPEVEEVDININPSDLKIDVFRSGGPGGQSVNTTDSAVRVTHVPSGVVVVCQDEKSQIKNKAKALKVLYARMYDAEILKAQNELSFQRRGQIGTGDRSERIRTYNFPQGRVTDHRIGLTLYQIDKVIAGDLEEVIEPLIAHHQSEALKSQ; via the coding sequence ATGTTTAAAAAACTACACGTCTTTGAGGCGCGCTATACTGAGCTGGGTTCACTTTTATCTGATCCTAATGTTACGAGTAATCCAAAAACATATACGGCTTATATGAAGGAGTACGCTTCACTTCAAGAGTTGGTGGATTCTTATCGCGAGTATAAAAAAATTAAATCCGATTTTGAATCTACAAAACTCATGATGGATACAGAAAAAGATCAATCGCTTCAAGAGATGGCAAAACTTGAACTACCAGGCATTGAAGCAAAACTACACAAGCTTGAGGCAGAATTAAAACTTCATCTTCTGCCAAAAGATCCAAACGATGATAAAAATATTTTTGTAGAGATTCGATCGGGAGCTGGTGGTGATGAGGCCGCTTTATTTGTTGAATCGCTTTATACAATGTATATGAAGTTTGCGCAAAAAAATGGTTGGCAAATTGAAATGATGTCCATGGCCCCTGGTAACATGGGTGGATTTAAAGAAATTATCATGGGCATTAAGGGCAAAAAAGTATTTAGTAAGCTTAAATACGAAAGTGGTGTTCATCGAGTTCAGCGTGTTCCAAAAACTGAAACACAAGGTCGCATTCACACATCAACAGTTACTGTGGCTGTTTTACCCGAAGTTGAAGAGGTTGATATTAATATTAACCCCTCAGATTTAAAAATCGATGTTTTTAGAAGTGGTGGCCCTGGAGGGCAAAGTGTTAACACGACTGACTCTGCTGTTAGAGTAACTCACGTTCCTTCGGGTGTGGTTGTTGTCTGCCAAGATGAGAAATCACAAATTAAAAACAAAGCTAAAGCACTTAAAGTTTTATATGCACGCATGTATGATGCTGAAATTCTTAAAGCGCAAAATGAATTATCTTTTCAAAGGCGCGGGCAAATTGGCACGGGTGATCGCAGTGAGCGAATTCGCACGTATAATTTTCCACAAGGTCGTGTGACGGATCACCGCATTGGTCTTACGCTTTATCAAATAGATAAAGTGATCGCTGGTGATCTTGAAGAAGTGATTGAGCCGTTAATTGCACATCACCAGTCTGAAGCGTTAAAGAGTCAATGA
- the prmC gene encoding peptide chain release factor N(5)-glutamine methyltransferase — MSTAEAWTIQKIIDWTTKHFVSKGISSARLDTELLLARALSCRRLDLYLKFDQPLKNEELSTFKEMVKRRSQKEPVAYILGEKEFYGRGFSVGPGVLVPRPETEHLIDEVLTWVKQGGFTYNELRILDVGSGSGCIGLTLAAELPNARVVLLDSSQVACSFTESNALKLGVSEVVEVINQDFESYAQSTTEQFDIVASNPPYIGTLVKSELQEDVRRYEPEQALFGGSRGDELINRWMPSYIKLLKPLGLLVFEIGSDQGEVAKKILADSKDLDQGRLAADYSGHPRIVRAIRKENL; from the coding sequence TTGAGTACTGCTGAAGCATGGACAATTCAAAAAATCATTGATTGGACGACTAAACATTTTGTCTCAAAAGGCATTTCATCAGCGCGTCTGGATACTGAGCTTTTACTTGCGCGAGCACTTAGTTGTCGTCGATTAGATCTTTATCTCAAATTTGATCAGCCGCTTAAAAATGAAGAGCTCAGTACTTTTAAAGAAATGGTAAAGCGTCGAAGTCAAAAAGAACCGGTTGCATATATTCTTGGTGAAAAAGAATTTTACGGCCGTGGTTTTTCTGTTGGCCCTGGTGTTTTGGTTCCAAGGCCAGAGACTGAGCATTTGATTGATGAAGTTCTAACTTGGGTGAAGCAAGGTGGTTTTACTTACAACGAACTTCGCATTTTAGATGTAGGCAGTGGTTCAGGTTGCATTGGTTTAACATTAGCAGCGGAACTTCCAAATGCCCGTGTAGTTTTATTAGATAGTTCACAAGTCGCGTGTAGTTTTACAGAAAGTAATGCACTTAAGCTTGGTGTTTCTGAAGTCGTTGAAGTTATTAATCAAGACTTTGAGAGTTATGCACAATCCACAACAGAGCAGTTTGACATTGTGGCTAGTAATCCCCCTTACATTGGCACCCTAGTTAAGTCTGAACTGCAAGAAGATGTGCGTCGCTATGAGCCAGAACAAGCACTCTTTGGTGGAAGTCGAGGTGATGAACTTATAAATCGCTGGATGCCTTCGTACATTAAACTTTTAAAACCATTAGGACTTTTAGTTTTTGAAATTGGCTCAGACCAAGGTGAAGTTGCTAAAAAAATTCTGGCTGATTCAAAAGATCTAGACCAGGGCCGCTTGGCCGCAGATTATTCTGGCCACCCGCGAATCGTGCGTGCCATCAGAAAAGAAAATCTGTAA